The genomic interval ACCGTCGGGTCGTTGCTGGAGGTCGGGTTGGCCGGGCACCTCTGCTTGAGGAAGTTGGCGAAGCCGCCATTGATGTCGGAGGGCGCGGCGACGCGGTCGGAGACGAAGGAGGAGCAGTGGGAGCGGCCGACGGTGTGGGCGCCGGAGAGCACCACCATGTCCTCGGCGTCGAGGCCCTTGGCGGCGAACGCGCCGATGAGCTGGTTCACGTTGAAGTTGGGCGGCGGCAGGTTGTTGAGGGCGTCGGAGTCGAGGGAGCGGCGGCCGTCGAGGCGTCCACCTGGGACGTTGATCTTCACCTTGAATCTGCTGAGGAAGTAGGCGGCGTCGcgggcggcgaaggcgacgatgtcggcgcaggagaccaCTCCTGGGCAGACCTTCTCGACGGCGTCCTTGGCGGCGTCGATCACCTCGAAGCCGCGGAGGCTGGGGAAGTTGGGCGGGCTCAGCTTCTCCGGCTTCGGGTTCGCCGGAGTTGGGTCCAGGAGCACGGAGCCATCACATCCCTATCAACAAACACATACATGCATATGATGATCTGTCACGCTCACATTGATCTCACTGCCGCCATggattgcaaatttgcaatgcaGAAATGCAATGCGACATACctcgacgaagcagtcgtggaagacGAGGCGGATGAgtcccgcgccgacgccggcgtcctTGTAGACGAACTTCTTCACCTCGTCCCTGACGATGGCCTCCACGCGGGGGCACGACTGCTTGTAGTAGCCCAGCTGCAGGCCGTGGCACGCCGACGCGAGCGCCAGCGcgcacgccaccgccacggcgagCTTCATGGCCGATGCTGCCATTGCTCGTTTCAGCTCCTGCTGCTTTTGCTCTGAGATGATGATGTGATTGTTGGTGTGAGATCGATGGATGAAGTGACACGCTAAATCGAATGGATATTTATAGATAGAGAGATTGATTTAATTATGTGGCGTAGCTAAGGAAGGATGGCGGATTCGATGTTGCTACTGCGATTCGTTAGATTGGCACACGGCGTATGGAGAAAAATCGATCAATCATTATGAGAAATCTTAGCTGGCATGAACATGGCTGTGCCCACAGTTAACGAACTACTAGCTAGCTGAGCGCGCGCGGCTTCTTGATTTGATATTCTGCATGGATGGAGTTTCCTTTGTGAACTGTACTGATTTTCCTTTGCCTCTTCCAGAGAAAGTGCCATCGCATGATTTGTTGCAGGTAAGTCCACTTGCTTGTTGTTTTCTTAGAATTGAGCTGTGTAGCATTGCTcattatttgatttgatttataaattgagtCAAAATAGTCATAtactctttaattttttttagaatggaGCTGTAGCATTGCTCATTGTTCGATCCATAAAATCAAAATATCCATATGAATAGCTTTCTTTTGCCATCTCTCAGTCCATATTAGATTTAGAGTTTGTAAGTTTAACTAGGCCATGTTTGGGAGGAGAGATTCCCCATGCACGAAAATGGGGTTACttattaacatataattaattaaatattagctaaacaaacttaaaaataaaaatagattaattaataCGATTTTTTACGACAACTTTctcatagaatttttttttaaaaaaacacatcatttactAGTTCTAAAAGTGTGCACGCAAAACACTAAGGTGCGGGGGTTGGGAACCTTGAGTTAATTAAGAACAAAACTTTATAGTAGTTTATAATTCtatattttctctaaaataaCTCAAGAACAAAACTTTATAGTAGTTTATAATTCtatattttctctaaaatataaacaaaccGATTCATCTAACTGTCATCTTTGTAATCACCTATCCAGATCTCTATGGATTTTTAGAGCTAGGAATAGTCAGTTCACTACTATAAAAACTCTCATAGAGAACGGCTCATAGGTAccggttcatttaaaaccgacacctatgaaGCTTTTCCCACCTCTGTACAATGGAAAAacatagaaccgacacctataaatTTTATAGGTACCGATTCTAGTGAAAAAACTAGCACTTATACTATAGATGCCGGTTTTTAtaaaagaaccgacacctataatatatttataggtaccagtttttttaaaaaaactggcacctatagctTTGAGCCGAGCCGGCGAGCCGACCCTACAAGCACTGCACCACCGCGCGTCCTTATCAACTCATCTATCGGCCTTATCCATCTATTCctacctctctcctctctctcagctctcgcgtctctctccctcccccctctctctcacatCTCGACAGTGGCCGAGCGGCGAAGACGGCGAGCCCCCTTTGCTGGCAACTGGCGGCGGCAGCcacgccctcccctcccaccgggaggcggcgggcacctgatgggcggaggcggcggcgtggaggggaGCCTGTGGGGGAGGGCATTTGGGAGGCGGTGGGCTTCGGCGGTGGCCAGGTGGAGGATGCGGCagcggccgcgccctcccctccgccggatccggccggaggggaggtggtggacCTTCGGGGACGGCCAGCGGCagtctggcggcggcggcagccacgccctcccctcccaccgggaggcggcgggcacctgatgggcggaggcggcggcgtggaggggaGCCTGTGGGGGAGGGCATTTGGGAGGCGGTGGGCTTCGGCGGTGGCCAGGTGGAGGATGCGGCagcggccgcgccctcccctccgccggatccggccggaggggaggtggtggacCTTCGGGGACGGCCAGCGGCagtctggcggcggcggcagccgccaccgccgcgccctcccTTCCGCTAGATCCGACCGGAGGGGAGACGGCGGACCTCAgggacggcaacggcggcggccgcgcactCTCCTCCGTCGgatccggtgggaggggaggcggcgggcggcggtggcgcccaaGGAAGTTTTTTGCAATGATTTGTGGATTCTTTTAAGATGTTTtttgatttgtggatgattttctTGTTGAATATATTTCGATCCGTAATTTGTGGATGATCTGTGatgtggggatttggggatttcgaATGTGATTTGTGGATGATCTGTGATGTGGGGATTTGGGGAAAGTGGGGGCATGGCGCAGTGGAGGCGACTGTGAGTTCGGCTCGATTCAAGccggctcttttttttttttttggctcgtgcAAATCTATGGGTGCCGGTTCTATTTTTGGTATAGGTGCCGATTGCTTGTATTGGTGCCGACCAATAGGTATAGCGGGTTGGGAACCGGCACTTATCATGGTTTTTGTACTTAGTGTTAAAAGAATTTTGGATGTGAAGTTGTTTCAAGCAGGCCAGTGTAAAAGAACCTTGGATGAGAAGTTGGTTCAGACCAGTCTGGCACTGAGCTTAGTTGTTAAAAGGCTTATTTCCCGggaaaagtcataaaaaataaaatgactaataaaatttagtttcaaaaataaaaaattgaaaccaATTTAACTAGTTCCCCGTTTGATCGAGTTAACATTGTTTGGTCCAAACCGCTAAATTAGATCTACGACGACCCCAGTTTCTGGaatgtttcatttattatgGTCAGATAGGgattaattattagctaatgCCGAGTACGATTAAGATAAGAGCAgatttcactatatatatctaaaaaaaagaggaaaagacGAGAGAGCAGGTCGTCGAAGCTTGTGTGCTCTATTCTACTTTATACCTGGCATTGCACACCAACATTCATTCCAAGCTGGGATTCGATCATTCATTTCTTGGGCCGTACGCAGGGCAGTCTCTCCTACCCCTCCTTCGCATGTGGTCTTGTAAATCAGGAGATTGATAGTTAGCTAATCCTTGCTTAAAATAATTCTGCATGTACCTAGGGAACGTGTCCTCCACaagctaattttttaaaagagaaaTTAAGTACGCccctcgatttttttttcgcgaaacTCAATTTGGTTCTTCACATTTTGGTTACCTTCTTACTCtgtccgtctcattttaagtgaaTTTATGGATTTTCGTGTTTAACGTTTGACCGCtcatcttaattaatttttttataattagtatttttttgttgatattagatgataaaacatgaatattattttatgcgtaacatatttttaaaagaattttataagtttttcaaataagttAAACGGTCAAATTTAGACATAAAAACCTACAACGACactgtgaatatgtgatgaagGGGAGTAAGTTGTAGGTCGAAATCTTCATCGTATTCACCAAACCACCACGTGGACAAGCGGAGGCTAAGCACATGCACGCCAGGACAAGATTGAATGAAGGAttcatttaatgcaaagatatAGTACTTCTCACATTTTGCAGTCTTTTTTGGAAACGGGCCGACCGGATACAGTAGGGGTTCATTTTTCTCACTTGAACCGTAATCGGTAATCCGGCAACAAATATAAGAAAGATTTGCTgggaaaaaatattaataataaagATTAGATTTCACAAAATCATTCGAGTTAAGAAAACCATGGAAAATTTGACGTGTGCCACAATCCGACAGGTAGCGTAACTACCCAAAATCCCACTCTCTCTACAGATTTTAGTTTATGCTAACATGCATGTTGGACCACTTTGCAAATTGACGTGGTCTATCCAACCTTGTCATCCAAGCTGCGTAGGCCAGCAAGCGGTCTCACATGTCAGTATAGCTAAGATCTGTATAGGGTGAGGTTTAGTGAAACTGTGATTGTAATATACATATGGTTGTGTGACTTAAAATACTCGTAGATTTCTGCAACTCGGATAATAAAATCCGGGGTTTTgcggaatttatttttttttctaattgctAGCTAtattctagtatatatatgacAAGAATTATCTACTTAGTATCATTGCATTCACGACGTGCTGTCTAGTTTTGTACTGGTATGTGTGATCCAAAACTGCTTTTTTACATGCAGTTTCTAAGGAAGATCACATGTGAAAATAGATCGATTTTAGTAGACATTCATCTTAAGCCACCAAATCTGAAAACTGTTGTTTTTGGATGCAaactgtgtgtgtgtggggggggggggggggggggggggcatgcACCACTGAAAAATATAGGGCCGACCCACCTACCCGCGaacaataaattaatataagtATAGTCAGTGGCGGACACAGATGGGGCGGAGAACGGAGATG from Oryza glaberrima chromosome 3, OglaRS2, whole genome shotgun sequence carries:
- the LOC127768006 gene encoding peroxidase 2-like, whose translation is MAASAMKLAVAVACALALASACHGLQLGYYKQSCPRVEAIVRDEVKKFVYKDAGVGAGLIRLVFHDCFVEGCDGSVLLDPTPANPKPEKLSPPNFPSLRGFEVIDAAKDAVEKVCPGVVSCADIVAFAARDAAYFLSRFKVKINVPGGRLDGRRSLDSDALNNLPPPNFNVNQLIGAFAAKGLDAEDMVVLSGAHTVGRSHCSSFVSDRVAAPSDINGGFANFLKQRCPANPTSSNDPTVNQDAVTPNAFDNQYYKNVEAHKVLFASDAALLTSPATAKMVSDNANIPGWWEDKFAKAFVKMASVGVKTGYPGEIRRHCRVVN